The region GATGGTATCTACCAGGTAAGTAATTTCCGGCAAGGTCGCGGTTGCTGTTCCCAAGTAATCAACGGCATTCAAATACACCGAATAATCAATAACTCTTTCTGATCTTTTTGGCATTATTGCTCCTCCTTTTACGCTACCAGCGCAGCCAAGTATGTTGTGTCGTATTCAAGCAGGAATGAAATCTCCTGTGCCGGTCCAGGCGGCGTAAGATGCAGATGGAATGTAATTTTACCGGCCATCAGATCTGTCACCGGATTCTCCGATTCATTGAACTCTACCCGCCCCCCCAGCAGTGCTCCCGATGCAGTCAGGCCATTCAGCCAAATGTTAACTGAATCCGTAACCGCAGCTACCAGCCGCTTGTTCATCGGGTCATCCACCTTCTGCATGTAGGTCAGAATCAGACTGTTGCCGATCCAGTTGAACATCCGGCGGACCGGAATAAAACTGTCTTTAGGATCGGTTACGCCCGGATATGCAGCGGTGTTGTTCCCCCAGCTTTTCCAGCCGCTCGTCCCCAGGTTAAGGGCGGTTACAATGCCTGCACTGTTCAGGTAGCTGGCCTGGTCAATTCCGAGGAATTGGCTTGTCCCGTCAGATAGTGCAGTGCCATCCGCCTGTAGAGGCTTATTAGAAGGCGATACAAAAGGGATACCTCCATTATCGGCATCCGCCGCGGCAATAAGGCCGGCAAGCTGAGTGGAGAAATGATATTTCTTCTCCCCAAGCGTCAGCATCGGATAGGCGGCAACTTGCAGAGCACCCGTGTAGTTATTGTTGGCTTTCCATGTACCGGCCTCTGTATAAGAGCAGGATGGATCAATATCCGTCAGCGCAATCGCCTTGAAATTCCCATTGATATTCCCGGCTTTCGCCTTCATCACTGCACCAACCGCAGGCAAATGCGACCAGCCCGGAGCCAGCAGCAGATCCGGAAGGATACCGAAACGCGGGTAAGCTTGATGAACCAGCTCAAAACCGGTATATTCACCGGAAGATGTTACGCCCCCAATGATATCCTCAGCTTCTACAGCACCAGGGTCCAGCTTGTCATATCCAATAGAAAGTTGATCAATGCTGGATGCAATTGCACCAGAAGCCTTCGTTGTGACTAACACATGTCCATTCTGATCAAAAGCAGCTGT is a window of Paenibacillus sp. FSL H3-0469 DNA encoding:
- a CDS encoding phage tail sheath family protein, with translation MSFKHGVSIIEQSTSVLAPAKATSGIPFAVGTAPLHMATSAVPVNTPVLVNNYAEAVAALGYSDDWSKYTLSELVYSHFALYERAPMILVNVLDPAIHKTTVAPAAVVVSNQLATLQAEGVLLPTLIVKSSDGTSTYVSGKDYTAAFDQNGHVLVTTKASGAIASSIDQLSIGYDKLDPGAVEAEDIIGGVTSSGEYTGFELVHQAYPRFGILPDLLLAPGWSHLPAVGAVMKAKAGNINGNFKAIALTDIDPSCSYTEAGTWKANNNYTGALQVAAYPMLTLGEKKYHFSTQLAGLIAAADADNGGIPFVSPSNKPLQADGTALSDGTSQFLGIDQASYLNSAGIVTALNLGTSGWKSWGNNTAAYPGVTDPKDSFIPVRRMFNWIGNSLILTYMQKVDDPMNKRLVAAVTDSVNIWLNGLTASGALLGGRVEFNESENPVTDLMAGKITFHLHLTPPGPAQEISFLLEYDTTYLAALVA